Proteins from a single region of Leucoraja erinacea ecotype New England chromosome 25, Leri_hhj_1, whole genome shotgun sequence:
- the LOC129709377 gene encoding hydroxycarboxylic acid receptor 3-like, whose translation MGDENKSCPLVEDINSSYNPPVLILTFIFGVIGNAIALWVFSLHVKTWRSSTVYGLNLAIADTLLICALPFRVDYYIRGKDWIFGDVACRLKIFTIFMNRAVSVAFLAVMALERYFKVIHPHHKVSKMTTSGAVKVSCILWLVTLAMCLHVLTEPRTFQHMNVTNCEPFKPFKPLSSTAILTNMVFINCNFILPASIILFSTCCIAWKLKQMKSELRAKYKRATRLVVVVATVFIICFLPSNVAVIAVLISNRVSNCKTFDVTVQIFDNTLCITYLNSVLDPFVYYFSSSTFKETLKKALISHNIRLFRSTIRSAPPKPETQVEPQRSSVLNTWDHLRTESNDNL comes from the coding sequence ATGGGTGACGAGAACAAGTCTTGTCCATTAGTGGAGGACATTAACTCATCCTACAATCCGCCAGTGCTCATTTTAACATTTATCTTTGGAGTCATTGGAAATGCAATTGCTCTGTGGGTCTTCTCTTTGCATGTGAAAACTTGGAGatcaagcacagtgtacgggttGAACCTGGCCATCGCGGACACTCTGCTAATCTGCGCCCTACCATTTCGAGTTGACTATTACATCCGTGGGAAAGACTGGATTTTCGGCGATGTTGCCTGTCGCCTGAAGATATTCACGATATTTATGAACCGGGCAGTGAGCGTTGCTTTCCTGGCGGTTATGGCGCTTGAACGCTACTTCAAGGTGATCCACCCTCACCATAAAGTGAGCAAAATGACCACAAGCGGTGCGGTGAAGGTATCCTGCATTCTTTGGCTTGTAACGCTGGCGATGTGTTTGCACGTTTTGACTGAACCTCGCACGTTCCAGCACATGAATGTGACAAATTGTGAGCCGTTCAAACCATTCAAGCCCTTAAGTTCCACAGCGATTTTGACTAACATGGTTTTTATTAATTGCAATTTCATTTTACCGGCTTCGATCATCCTGTTTTCCACTTGCTGTATCGCCTGGAAGCTAAAGCAGATGAAATCTGAACTGAGGGCCAAATATAAACGAGCAACGAGGCTTGTGGTGGTCGTGGCGACGGTTTTCATCATCTGTTTCTTACCCAGCAACGTTGCTGTAATTGCTGTTTTAATCTCAAACCGCGTAAGTAATTGCAAGACGTTCGACGTTACCGTGCAGATCTTCGACAACACCCTGTGCATCACTTACTTGAACAGTGTGCTCGATCCGTTTGTTTACTACTTCTCCAGTTCCACGTTCAAGGAAACTCTGAAGAAAGCTCTCatttctcacaacatcagacttttCAGATCAACAATTCGCTCAGCTCCACCAAAACCAGAAACACAAGTTGAACCTCAACGATCTTCTGTTCTCAACACCTGGGACCATTTACGAACTGAGTCGAATGACAATCTGTGA